A single Pseudoalteromonas rubra DNA region contains:
- a CDS encoding ABC transporter ATP-binding protein → MSALIRLENISKSFYTDEIETQALHGINLSITEGEYVALTGQSGCGKSTLLSLLGLLDAPTQGHYILSNQDVSRLSRDQRASIRSKQIGFVFQSFNLISDLTVAENVMLPLSYQSGIRRKEMQAKAQEVLEKVEMSHRTAHFPSQLSGGQQQRVAVARALVNDPAIILADEPTGNLDSKNAMAVLTLFDKLHSEGATICMVTHDPASALRAQRSLEMFDGRLVGDTRNTQTSQPVAHNALDLEAL, encoded by the coding sequence ATGAGCGCACTCATAAGATTAGAAAATATCAGTAAAAGTTTTTATACCGATGAAATAGAAACTCAGGCATTGCACGGCATTAACCTGAGCATCACAGAGGGTGAGTATGTGGCCCTGACCGGGCAATCCGGGTGCGGTAAGTCAACCCTGTTGTCCTTGCTGGGATTGCTGGATGCACCCACACAGGGGCACTATATACTGAGCAATCAGGATGTATCCCGGTTGTCGCGCGATCAGCGGGCATCCATCCGCAGTAAGCAAATTGGCTTTGTATTTCAGTCGTTCAATCTCATTTCTGACCTCACGGTAGCAGAAAACGTCATGTTGCCTTTGAGCTATCAGTCCGGGATCCGCCGCAAGGAAATGCAGGCCAAGGCGCAGGAAGTGCTTGAGAAAGTCGAAATGAGTCATCGTACTGCGCATTTCCCATCCCAGCTATCCGGTGGTCAGCAGCAACGCGTTGCCGTTGCCAGGGCATTAGTGAATGACCCTGCCATTATTCTGGCCGATGAGCCCACAGGTAACCTGGATTCTAAAAACGCCATGGCGGTGCTGACGTTGTTCGACAAGTTGCATAGCGAAGGCGCAACCATTTGCATGGTAACCCATGACCCTGCGTCGGCATTGCGTGCGCAGCGCAGCCTGGAAATGTTTGATGGCCGCCTGGTAGGAGACACCCGTAATACACAGACTTCGCAGCCAGTGGCACACAACGCGTTGGATCTGGAGGCGTTATGA